In the Longimicrobium terrae genome, AGACCGCCACCCCGTTCAGGAGCCGCGACCGTGACCGACCTCGTTCTGCCCTTCGCCCCGCCCGCGCCCGGCACTCCCGCCGGCTCCCCGACAAGCTTTACGCACGTTCAGAAACGCGACGGACGGCTGGTTCCGTACGATCGCGACCGCATTGCGCACGCCGTGGAAATGGCGTTCCGCGCCGAGGCCGGCGTACCCTATCCCGACGCGCTCGACTCGGAAATCGACGACGCGGTGGAGCGCGTGACCACCGGCGCCGAGGCCGCGCTCGCCATCGAAGCGGCGGGCGGCGAGCGCATCGGCATTGAAAGCATCCAGGACGAAGTGGAGCGGCAGCTGATGGCGGGCGGCCACTTTTCCGTCGCGCGGCGCTTTATCGTCTATCGCGAGGCGCGGGCGCGCGGCCGGGCGGAGCGGCGCATCCGCATTCGCGAGGCGGACGGGCGCGAGTCGGTGCTGGACCGCGCCGTTCTGCGCTCCGCCATCACCGAAGCCGCCACCGGGCTGGGTCCTTCCGTCGACGTGGAGGGCGTGTACCGCGACATGGTGGCGGGCCTGTACGACGGCGTGTCGCGCGAGGAGATCGGCAGGGCGGGGGTGATGGCGGCCCGCGCGCGGACGGAGCGCGAGCCGGAGTACGCGTACCTGGCCGCGCGGCTGCTGCTGACGCAGGTGTACGCCGAGGCGCTGGGCGCGCCCGTGGCCCTGCACGACATGGAGCGGCTGTACGGCGCCCGCTTTGGCGCGTACCTGCGCCGCGGCGTGGACGCCGGGCTGCTGAACCCGGCGCTGCTGGAGTTTGACGTGCCGTGCTTGGCGGGCGAACTGCGGGCGGAGCGCGACCGCGCCTTTGCCTTCATGGGCGTGCAGACGCTGTACGACCGCTACCTGCTGCACGACGCCGACACCCGCTTCGAGCTGCCGCAGTGGTTCTGGATGCGCGTCGCCATGGGCCTCGCGCTGGCGGAAAAGGCGGCGGAGCGGACGGAGCGCGCCATCGAATTCTACGGCGTGCTGTCCACCTTCCGCTTCTGTTCATCCACCCCCACGCTGTTCAACGCCGGCACGCGGCATCCGCAGCTTTCGTCGTGCTTTCTTACCAGCGTGCAGGACGACCTGGGCGACATCTTCAAGGCCATCCGCGACGACGCCCTGCTCAGCAAGTGGAGTGGCGGGCTGGGCAACGACTGGACGCCGGTGCGCGCGCTGGGCTCGCGCATCCGCGGGACCAACGGCCGCAGCCAGGGCGTGATCCCCTTCCTCAAGGTGGCCAACGACACCGCCGTGGCGGTCAACCAGGGCGGCAAACGGCAGGGCGCCATCTGCGCCTACCTGGAAACGTGGCACCTGGACCTGGAAGAGTTCCTGGAACTGCGCAAGAACACGGGGGATGACCGGCGCCGTACGCACGACATGCACACGGCGCACTGGATTCCCGACCTGTTCATGAAGCGCGTGCGCGAAGACGGGCCGTGGACGCTCTTCAGCCCCAGCGACACGCCGGACCTGCACGACCTGTACGGCGCCGCCTTCGACACCCGCTACGCCGAGTACGAGCGGATGGCGGATGACGGGCGGATTGTGCTGCACAAGCGGGTGCGCGCGTCCGAGCTGTGGCGGAAGATGCTTTCCATGCTGTTCGAAACGGGGCATCCCTGGCTGACGTGGAAGGACCCGTCCAACGTGCGCTCGCCGCAGGACCACGCCGGCGTCGTCCACAACTCCAACCTGTGCACCGAGATCCTGCTCAACACCAGCCGGGACGAGGCGGCGGTGTGCAACCTGGGCAGCATCAACCTGGCCGCGCACACCGGGCCCGGGGGGCTGAACGCGGAGCGACTTGCCGCCACCGTTCGGACTGCCGTGCGCATGCTGGACAACGTGATCGACATCAACCTCTACCCCATTCCCGAGGCGGAGGCGGCCAACCTGCGCCACCGTCCCGTCGGCCTGGGGATCATGGGATTCCAGGACGCGCTGCACCGCCTGGGCCTCTCCTACGCGTCCGACGAAGCCGTGGAGTTCGCGGACGAGAGCATGGAACTGGTGTCGTGGCACGCCATCCTGGGCTCGGCGGAGCTGGCGGCGGAACGCGGGGCGTACGCGAGCTACGCGGGCAGCAAGTGGGACCGCGGGCTGCTCCCCATCGACACCATCGATCTGCTGCAGGCGGAGCGCGGGCTTCCGGTGGACGTGGCGCGCGGCGGGCGGCTGGACTGGACGCCGGTGCGCAACGCGGTGGCCGCGCACGGGATGCGCAACAGCAACATGCTGGCGATCGCGCCGACGGCGACGATCAGCAACATCTGCGACGTCGCGCAGTCCATCGAGCCCACGTACAAGAACCTGTACGCCAAGAGCAACCTGTCCGGCGACTTTACGGTCATCAACCGCCACCTGGTGG is a window encoding:
- a CDS encoding ribonucleoside-diphosphate reductase subunit alpha, whose protein sequence is MPFAPPAPGTPAGSPTSFTHVQKRDGRLVPYDRDRIAHAVEMAFRAEAGVPYPDALDSEIDDAVERVTTGAEAALAIEAAGGERIGIESIQDEVERQLMAGGHFSVARRFIVYREARARGRAERRIRIREADGRESVLDRAVLRSAITEAATGLGPSVDVEGVYRDMVAGLYDGVSREEIGRAGVMAARARTEREPEYAYLAARLLLTQVYAEALGAPVALHDMERLYGARFGAYLRRGVDAGLLNPALLEFDVPCLAGELRAERDRAFAFMGVQTLYDRYLLHDADTRFELPQWFWMRVAMGLALAEKAAERTERAIEFYGVLSTFRFCSSTPTLFNAGTRHPQLSSCFLTSVQDDLGDIFKAIRDDALLSKWSGGLGNDWTPVRALGSRIRGTNGRSQGVIPFLKVANDTAVAVNQGGKRQGAICAYLETWHLDLEEFLELRKNTGDDRRRTHDMHTAHWIPDLFMKRVREDGPWTLFSPSDTPDLHDLYGAAFDTRYAEYERMADDGRIVLHKRVRASELWRKMLSMLFETGHPWLTWKDPSNVRSPQDHAGVVHNSNLCTEILLNTSRDEAAVCNLGSINLAAHTGPGGLNAERLAATVRTAVRMLDNVIDINLYPIPEAEAANLRHRPVGLGIMGFQDALHRLGLSYASDEAVEFADESMELVSWHAILGSAELAAERGAYASYAGSKWDRGLLPIDTIDLLQAERGLPVDVARGGRLDWTPVRNAVAAHGMRNSNMLAIAPTATISNICDVAQSIEPTYKNLYAKSNLSGDFTVINRHLVDDLRALGLWDAEMVEDLKYHDGSVQEIARVPQELRDRYRTAFEIDAEWLIRCAARRQKWIDMAQSLNLYLDRPSGRRLSEMYMLAWECGLKTTYYLRTVGAGGVEASTVDVNRRGLQPRWMKSVSASSDVRVERGSDPAPLPAEACSLDGDCEACQ